One Tunturibacter gelidoferens genomic region harbors:
- the secA gene encoding preprotein translocase subunit SecA → MLNSVIAKVFGTSNERAVKRIQPTVAQINALEPTIQALSDEALRDKTAEFRQRIAAAISHIADTPENADERNAAEKEALDAILPEAFAVVREAGKRAVGMRHFDVQMIGGIVLHSGKIAEMKTGEGKTLVATLPCYLNALAGRGVHVVTVNDYLAKRDAEWMGKIYGFLGLTVGVIVHDLSDEQRREAYASDITYGTNNEFGFDYLRDNMKFELKDQVQRGHYYCIVDEVDSILIDEARTPLIISGPTDQTTDKYARVNVIIPKLELGELIETVETKTWSGDYVVDEKTRSITVTDEGWEKIEGLLGIGNIADPENWDLKHHVEVAIKAHSLYKRDVEYVVKDGEVIIVDEFTGRLMPGRRWSDGLHQAVEAKEGVAIRKEDQTLATITFQNYFRMYKKLSGMTGTAETEAAEFDKIYKLDIVVTPTNRTMRRIENADVVYRTAQEKYFAVADEIARLHGEKQPVLVGTTSIEKSELLSEILKRKGVRHVVLNAKFHEKEAEIVAQAGRLGMVTIATNMAGRGTDILLGGNAEFMARQDLVRKQQARAVSAAEGIISPVAGPGMVRFYYTGQEFETTQANWDAATAAHEGAAKAEHESVISAGGLHILGTERHESRRVDNQLRGRAGRQGDPGSSRFFLSLEDDLMRIFAREWVSTLLQRLGMEEGVPIESGMISRRIEAAQKAVETQNFESRKHVLEYDDVMNKQREAVYGLRRQLMEGVDQKQLITEDYTSTILSNILDENAPEKVHADEWKLEPLFAQIYDIFGAHLEKEVDATALNRHELGEAIFQNLRGRYDIKENILGAEAMRYHERIVMLSVLDGLWKDHLLAMDHLKEGIGLRGYAQQDPLVAYKKESFEMFEGMMMRFQEDTARHLFRMQIIGPDGTPIESAEQLAQAQAHAQALAQAQQAQQLAAASAQNALPPSGPPQHTNAPAARQNPAPPANRAPSTTIDALEREFQKKKQRELEQARSVSSSSSATNGSGPRHAGEKVGRNDECPCGSGKKYKKCHGATA, encoded by the coding sequence TTGCTCAACTCAGTCATTGCAAAAGTCTTTGGCACCAGTAACGAACGCGCCGTCAAGCGCATCCAGCCCACGGTTGCGCAGATCAACGCGCTCGAGCCGACCATTCAGGCGCTCTCCGACGAGGCTCTGCGCGACAAGACCGCCGAGTTCCGCCAGCGCATCGCCGCCGCCATCTCCCACATCGCCGACACACCCGAGAACGCCGACGAGCGCAACGCCGCCGAAAAGGAAGCCCTCGACGCCATCCTGCCTGAAGCCTTCGCCGTCGTCCGCGAAGCCGGTAAACGCGCCGTCGGCATGCGCCACTTCGACGTCCAGATGATCGGCGGCATCGTCCTCCACTCCGGCAAGATCGCCGAGATGAAGACCGGCGAAGGAAAAACCCTCGTCGCCACCCTGCCCTGCTACCTCAACGCCCTCGCCGGCCGCGGCGTCCACGTCGTCACCGTCAACGACTATCTCGCCAAACGCGACGCCGAATGGATGGGCAAGATCTACGGCTTCCTCGGCCTTACCGTCGGCGTCATCGTCCACGACCTCTCCGACGAGCAGCGCCGCGAAGCCTACGCCTCCGACATCACCTACGGCACCAACAACGAGTTCGGCTTCGACTACCTGCGCGACAACATGAAGTTCGAGCTCAAGGATCAGGTCCAGCGCGGCCACTACTACTGCATCGTCGACGAAGTCGACTCCATCCTCATCGACGAAGCCCGCACCCCGCTCATCATCTCCGGCCCCACCGACCAGACCACCGACAAGTACGCCCGCGTCAACGTCATCATCCCCAAGCTCGAACTCGGCGAACTCATCGAGACCGTCGAAACCAAAACCTGGTCCGGCGACTACGTCGTAGACGAAAAAACCCGCTCCATCACCGTCACCGACGAAGGCTGGGAGAAGATCGAAGGGTTGCTTGGAATTGGAAACATAGCTGACCCGGAAAATTGGGACCTCAAGCATCACGTCGAAGTCGCCATCAAGGCCCACTCCCTCTACAAGCGCGACGTCGAGTACGTCGTAAAAGACGGCGAAGTCATCATCGTCGACGAGTTCACCGGCCGTCTCATGCCCGGCCGCCGCTGGTCCGACGGACTCCATCAGGCTGTCGAAGCCAAGGAAGGCGTCGCCATCCGCAAGGAAGACCAGACGCTCGCCACCATCACCTTCCAGAACTACTTCCGCATGTACAAAAAACTCAGCGGCATGACCGGCACCGCCGAGACCGAAGCCGCCGAGTTCGACAAGATCTACAAGCTCGACATCGTCGTCACCCCCACCAACCGCACGATGCGCCGCATCGAAAACGCCGACGTCGTCTACCGTACCGCGCAGGAGAAATACTTCGCCGTAGCAGACGAGATCGCCCGCCTCCACGGAGAAAAGCAGCCCGTCCTGGTCGGCACCACCAGCATCGAAAAATCCGAGCTCCTCTCCGAGATCCTCAAGCGCAAAGGCGTTCGCCACGTCGTCCTCAACGCCAAGTTCCACGAGAAGGAAGCCGAGATCGTCGCCCAGGCCGGCCGCCTCGGCATGGTCACCATCGCCACCAACATGGCAGGCCGCGGCACTGACATCCTCCTCGGCGGCAACGCCGAGTTCATGGCCCGTCAAGATCTCGTCCGCAAGCAGCAGGCCCGCGCCGTCTCCGCAGCCGAAGGCATCATCAGCCCCGTCGCCGGTCCCGGCATGGTTCGCTTCTACTACACCGGCCAGGAGTTCGAAACCACGCAAGCCAACTGGGACGCCGCCACCGCAGCCCACGAGGGCGCAGCCAAAGCCGAACACGAATCCGTCATCAGCGCCGGCGGCCTCCACATCCTCGGCACCGAGCGTCACGAGTCCCGCCGCGTCGACAATCAACTCCGCGGACGCGCCGGCCGTCAGGGCGATCCCGGCTCTTCCCGCTTCTTCCTCTCCCTCGAAGACGACCTCATGCGCATCTTCGCCCGCGAGTGGGTCTCCACGCTCCTCCAGCGCCTCGGCATGGAAGAGGGTGTTCCCATCGAATCCGGCATGATCTCCCGCCGCATCGAAGCCGCGCAGAAGGCCGTCGAAACGCAGAACTTCGAATCCCGCAAGCACGTCCTCGAGTACGACGACGTCATGAACAAGCAGCGTGAAGCCGTCTACGGCCTCCGTCGTCAGCTCATGGAAGGCGTCGACCAGAAGCAGCTCATCACCGAGGACTACACCTCCACCATCCTCTCCAACATCCTCGACGAGAACGCTCCGGAAAAAGTCCACGCCGATGAGTGGAAGCTCGAACCTCTCTTCGCGCAGATCTACGACATCTTCGGCGCACACCTTGAAAAAGAAGTCGATGCCACGGCACTCAACCGTCACGAACTAGGCGAAGCCATCTTCCAAAACCTCCGCGGCCGCTACGACATCAAGGAGAACATCCTCGGCGCCGAAGCCATGCGCTACCACGAGCGCATCGTCATGCTCTCCGTCCTCGACGGTCTCTGGAAAGATCACCTCCTCGCCATGGACCACCTCAAAGAGGGCATCGGCCTCCGCGGCTACGCGCAACAAGATCCACTCGTCGCCTACAAGAAAGAGTCCTTCGAGATGTTTGAAGGCATGATGATGCGCTTCCAGGAAGACACCGCACGCCACCTCTTCCGCATGCAGATCATCGGCCCCGACGGCACACCCATCGAGTCCGCCGAGCAGCTCGCTCAAGCCCAGGCCCACGCCCAGGCTCTAGCCCAGGCCCAACAAGCCCAGCAGCTAGCCGCAGCCAGCGCGCAAAACGCCCTGCCCCCATCCGGTCCACCGCAGCACACCAACGCCCCAGCCGCGCGTCAGAATCCGGCGCCGCCCGCCAACCGCGCACCCTCCACCACCATCGATGCACTCGAGCGCGAGTTCCAAAAGAAGAAGCAGCGCGAACTCGAGCAAGCCCGCTCCGTCAGTTCCTCCTCATCCGCCACCAACGGTTCAGGCCCGCGTCACGCCGGCGAAAAAGTAGGCCGCAACGACGAGTGCCCCTGCGGCTCCGGCAAGAAGTACAAAAAGTGCCACGGCGCCACCGCGTAG
- a CDS encoding sigma-54-dependent transcriptional regulator has product MGSTTGFGLESVLEKVLIVEDEVHARSGLTELIESWGYRAECAADGMEGLEKAVSWAPAIIVTDLKMPRMDGMELLSRIGELPQRIAVVMLTAQGSIESAVDAMRMGAYDYIPKPVDPHRLKTILHNASRQREADAELEATGRQLRDTGVLGPMVGSSPQMVDIFSMIERIAPSNVSVLVTGESGTGKELVARALHDLSARRLKPFVAVNCAAIPETLIESEIFGHEKGAFTGALERRAGCFELAEEGTLLLDEIGEMPMATQAKLLRVLEDRKLRRLGSKIETPVDVRVVAATNKDPEKAVASGELRGDLYYRLNVFNIQMPPLRDHLMDVSAIAEKMIDDMNERHHCTVAGLKDSLMTRLESYKWPGNVRELRNTIERAVILAGSGMLGIEHLPPHFGEPGFAPPPNRVGVVEAAAAQMAHFEDGQRRLDESNSVRVEVGTTVDEAERQLILKTLVATHNNKTKAAEILGISSKTLQNKLKEYSNAAAVTE; this is encoded by the coding sequence TTGGGTTCGACTACTGGTTTTGGTTTGGAGAGTGTGTTGGAGAAGGTACTGATTGTTGAAGATGAGGTTCATGCACGGAGTGGCCTGACGGAGCTGATTGAGAGCTGGGGCTATAGGGCTGAGTGCGCGGCGGATGGCATGGAGGGTCTGGAGAAGGCGGTGTCGTGGGCTCCCGCGATCATTGTGACCGACCTGAAGATGCCACGGATGGATGGGATGGAGCTGTTGAGCAGGATTGGCGAGCTGCCGCAGAGGATTGCGGTGGTGATGCTGACGGCGCAGGGGTCGATTGAGTCGGCCGTCGATGCGATGCGGATGGGGGCGTACGACTATATTCCGAAGCCGGTGGACCCGCATCGGCTGAAGACGATTCTCCATAATGCGAGTCGGCAGCGGGAGGCGGATGCTGAACTGGAGGCGACGGGTCGGCAGCTAAGGGACACGGGCGTGCTGGGGCCGATGGTTGGGTCGTCGCCGCAGATGGTGGATATCTTTTCGATGATCGAGAGGATCGCTCCGTCGAATGTGTCGGTGCTGGTGACGGGTGAGAGTGGGACGGGAAAAGAGCTGGTAGCGCGGGCTCTTCATGACCTGAGTGCGCGAAGGCTGAAGCCATTTGTGGCGGTGAACTGCGCGGCGATTCCGGAGACGCTGATCGAGAGCGAGATCTTTGGGCATGAGAAGGGCGCGTTCACCGGGGCGCTGGAGCGTCGCGCTGGCTGCTTTGAGTTGGCGGAGGAGGGAACTCTGCTGCTCGATGAGATCGGCGAGATGCCGATGGCGACACAGGCGAAGCTGCTGCGGGTGCTGGAGGATCGGAAGCTGAGACGGCTGGGAAGCAAGATCGAGACGCCGGTGGATGTGCGAGTGGTGGCGGCGACGAATAAAGATCCGGAGAAGGCTGTGGCGAGTGGGGAGTTGCGTGGGGATCTTTACTATCGGCTGAATGTTTTTAATATCCAGATGCCTCCGCTGCGGGATCACCTGATGGATGTGTCGGCGATTGCGGAGAAGATGATCGACGATATGAACGAGCGGCATCACTGCACGGTTGCGGGATTGAAGGATTCGCTGATGACGCGGCTGGAGAGCTACAAGTGGCCGGGCAATGTTCGGGAGCTGCGGAATACGATTGAGCGGGCGGTGATTCTGGCCGGGTCGGGGATGCTGGGGATTGAACATCTGCCGCCGCACTTTGGCGAGCCGGGATTTGCTCCTCCACCTAACCGGGTTGGCGTAGTGGAGGCTGCTGCTGCGCAGATGGCGCACTTTGAGGACGGTCAGCGGCGTCTGGATGAGTCGAACTCGGTGCGGGTGGAGGTGGGAACGACGGTGGATGAGGCAGAGAGGCAGCTGATTCTGAAGACGCTGGTGGCGACCCATAACAACAAGACCAAGGCCGCTGAGATTCTGGGGATCAGTTCGAAGACTCTGCAGAATAAGCTGAAGGAGTACTCGAACGCTGCTGCTGTGACGGAGTAA
- a CDS encoding DUF4232 domain-containing protein, whose amino-acid sequence MTKPASNAVYVVVAVVLILASSASATPLPSASTLLACTAAQLSLSFDGEGSNFDGMSQSGTLLVLRNIGAQTCTVPGRPTLAFEDASNTKLPISIETPPGMHPGPVILPVAIPANAEATGELHWVSGEVFDNSKCFSPAFVAIAFGTETLRAPFTGHLCAPSGQDAKYRFAYLKRDPVYVRSKS is encoded by the coding sequence GTGACCAAACCAGCCTCAAACGCGGTCTATGTAGTCGTCGCAGTGGTCCTCATCCTCGCATCTTCAGCGAGTGCGACCCCGCTGCCCTCCGCATCCACCCTGCTGGCCTGCACCGCCGCGCAGCTCTCGCTCTCCTTCGACGGCGAAGGCAGCAACTTCGACGGCATGTCGCAGTCCGGTACCCTGCTGGTCCTCCGCAACATCGGTGCGCAAACCTGCACCGTCCCCGGCCGCCCAACCCTGGCCTTCGAAGACGCCTCCAACACCAAACTCCCCATCTCCATCGAAACCCCGCCCGGCATGCACCCCGGCCCGGTGATTCTGCCCGTCGCGATTCCTGCAAACGCCGAGGCGACCGGCGAACTTCACTGGGTCTCCGGCGAGGTCTTCGACAACAGCAAGTGCTTCTCCCCGGCGTTCGTAGCCATAGCCTTCGGCACCGAGACCCTCCGCGCTCCCTTCACCGGCCACCTCTGCGCGCCCTCAGGACAAGACGCCAAGTATCGCTTCGCCTACCTCAAGCGCGATCCGGTCTACGTACGCTCGAAATCCTAG
- a CDS encoding class I SAM-dependent methyltransferase: MLGSVKSFLKNVPVLGQGLLQLRRARFRSSVDYWDQRYRKGGDSGAGSYNRLAEFKANFLNTFVEQHRISSVIEHGSGDGAQLKLARYPSYTGVDISPKAVEICRTLFASDPTKRFFEASLLPAGTMADLALSLDVIYHVVEDHVFDAYMQKLFASASRFVIVYSSNMERDWPYKHVHHRKFTDWVARNQPLWSLQSRTPNAYPYDPANPGETSFADFYVFAATS; the protein is encoded by the coding sequence ATGCTAGGAAGCGTCAAGTCCTTCCTAAAGAACGTCCCGGTTCTTGGTCAGGGTCTCCTTCAACTCCGCAGAGCGCGGTTCAGGAGCTCGGTCGACTACTGGGATCAGCGCTATCGCAAGGGCGGCGATTCAGGCGCAGGCAGCTACAACCGGCTGGCCGAGTTCAAAGCCAACTTCCTCAACACATTCGTCGAGCAGCACCGCATCTCCTCCGTCATCGAGCACGGCTCCGGCGACGGTGCCCAACTCAAACTCGCCCGCTATCCCAGCTACACCGGCGTCGACATCTCCCCCAAAGCCGTTGAGATATGTCGCACTCTCTTCGCCAGCGATCCCACCAAACGCTTCTTCGAAGCCAGTCTCCTTCCCGCAGGCACCATGGCCGATCTGGCGCTGTCCCTCGACGTGATCTACCACGTCGTCGAGGACCACGTCTTTGACGCCTACATGCAAAAACTCTTCGCCTCCGCCAGCCGCTTCGTCATCGTCTACTCCAGCAACATGGAGCGGGACTGGCCTTACAAGCACGTCCACCATCGCAAGTTCACCGACTGGGTAGCCCGAAACCAACCGCTGTGGTCTCTCCAGTCCAGAACACCCAACGCCTATCCCTACGACCCGGCCAACCCCGGCGAAACCTCCTTCGCGGACTTCTATGTCTTCGCCGCCACCAGCTAG
- a CDS encoding rhodanese-like domain-containing protein, with protein MLEPEITVEAFSALRQQPNSPLLLDVREPWEYQTAHLPDSTLIPMGEIPSRAHTELDPDAPIVVLCHHGARSLSVTMWLRNQGFEHVQSLAGGIDSWSRTIDPAIPRY; from the coding sequence ATGTTAGAGCCCGAAATTACCGTAGAAGCCTTCTCCGCCCTCCGCCAGCAGCCCAACTCCCCCCTCCTGTTAGACGTCCGCGAGCCCTGGGAGTACCAGACGGCCCACCTCCCCGACTCCACCCTCATCCCCATGGGCGAGATCCCCTCCCGCGCCCACACCGAACTCGACCCCGACGCCCCCATCGTCGTCCTCTGCCATCACGGAGCCCGTTCCCTCAGCGTTACTATGTGGTTGCGTAATCAAGGCTTCGAACACGTCCAGTCCCTGGCCGGCGGCATCGATTCCTGGTCCCGCACCATCGACCCAGCCATCCCCCGCTACTAA
- a CDS encoding sensor histidine kinase produces MRLKTKLVLAATGLTFAIVLVLSALFVSELLRQRIEQTAAANDVLVHEVWLEMRKAIETGLRANPPVDRSDEALHAAVVDALRSHTALIEVMNTIVRYSPTVQDVSVTDAHGMTLLSTDPDAVDQPSVFRFSLASVQNGPIPRQMRVVFGKPRVLDISQALQRNGDPFLVVHVGVRSTFLKNSYEPWLLDALIFAALAALAAMLSAGLLANVALRPLEAISARLESLTLAGGAIPEKLLESRNTRSDAVVRVTKTLDRLGEQMRTQEAGYTALQANLNQMLDTLRDGVLLFTADRRAVMVSDAVAYFLGAPLNEDHEKLVGMRLEEIFAPDSVLGEAVLEAFAEGGQVSAQALTLEDGRQVQFSLDRIDDKLAGVGSVATLLTLRDMESVAQLGQELEVARRLAAIGRLTAGVGHEVKNPINAMVLHLELLRGKLAPGGAEAFGGAQRHVEILAGEMQRLDRVVQTLADFSRPMELHLREHDLRQVVGVVMDLTSAEMKENRVRVVVEAPKDPLMVRVDAQLMQQALLNLLLNGMQAMPEGGAMVVRMRRDHQFAVVEVIDEGEGIPPELLPRIFELYFTTKPKGSGIGLAMTYRILQLHGGAMEVRSNADPNSVERGTTFTFRLPVAAGVGGESRKAAGAVHKELGERV; encoded by the coding sequence ATGCGGCTGAAGACGAAGCTGGTGCTTGCGGCAACGGGGTTGACGTTTGCGATCGTGCTGGTGCTTTCGGCGCTGTTCGTAAGCGAACTGCTGCGGCAGAGGATCGAGCAGACGGCTGCGGCGAACGATGTGCTGGTGCATGAGGTCTGGCTGGAGATGCGGAAGGCAATCGAGACGGGGCTGCGGGCGAATCCACCGGTGGACCGAAGCGATGAGGCGCTGCATGCGGCGGTGGTGGATGCGCTGAGGAGTCATACGGCGCTGATCGAGGTGATGAATACGATCGTGCGGTACTCGCCTACGGTGCAGGACGTGAGTGTGACGGATGCCCACGGAATGACGCTATTGAGTACGGATCCGGACGCGGTGGATCAGCCGTCGGTGTTTCGGTTCAGCCTGGCGAGTGTTCAGAACGGGCCGATCCCGCGGCAGATGAGAGTGGTGTTTGGCAAGCCGCGAGTGCTGGATATCTCGCAGGCGTTGCAGCGGAACGGGGATCCGTTTCTGGTGGTGCACGTTGGGGTGCGATCGACGTTTTTGAAGAACTCGTATGAGCCGTGGTTATTGGATGCACTGATCTTTGCGGCACTGGCGGCGCTGGCGGCGATGTTGTCGGCTGGGTTGCTGGCGAATGTGGCGTTGCGACCGCTGGAGGCGATCAGCGCGCGGCTGGAGAGCTTGACGTTGGCAGGGGGAGCGATTCCGGAGAAGTTGCTGGAGAGTCGGAATACCAGAAGCGACGCGGTGGTTCGGGTGACGAAGACGCTGGATCGCCTGGGAGAACAGATGCGAACGCAGGAGGCCGGGTATACGGCGCTGCAGGCGAATCTGAACCAGATGCTGGATACGCTGCGCGATGGAGTATTGCTTTTTACGGCGGATCGGCGAGCGGTGATGGTGTCGGATGCGGTGGCTTACTTTCTTGGGGCTCCGTTGAACGAAGATCACGAAAAGCTGGTAGGGATGCGGCTTGAAGAGATCTTTGCGCCGGACAGCGTGCTCGGAGAGGCGGTGCTGGAGGCGTTTGCCGAGGGCGGGCAGGTGAGTGCGCAGGCGTTGACGCTGGAGGATGGGCGGCAGGTGCAATTCTCACTGGACCGGATCGACGACAAGTTGGCAGGGGTGGGGAGTGTAGCGACGCTGTTGACGCTGCGGGATATGGAGTCGGTGGCGCAGTTGGGGCAGGAGCTGGAGGTCGCGAGGAGGCTGGCGGCGATTGGGAGGCTGACGGCTGGGGTGGGGCACGAGGTGAAGAACCCGATCAACGCGATGGTGCTGCATCTGGAGCTGTTGCGCGGGAAGCTGGCGCCGGGCGGGGCGGAGGCGTTTGGCGGAGCGCAACGGCACGTGGAGATTCTGGCGGGCGAGATGCAGCGGCTGGACAGAGTGGTGCAGACGTTGGCGGACTTTTCGCGACCGATGGAGCTGCATCTGCGGGAGCATGATCTGAGGCAGGTGGTGGGAGTGGTGATGGACCTGACATCCGCCGAGATGAAGGAAAATCGGGTGCGGGTGGTGGTGGAGGCTCCGAAGGATCCGTTGATGGTGAGGGTGGATGCGCAGCTGATGCAGCAGGCGCTGCTGAACCTGTTGCTGAACGGTATGCAGGCTATGCCCGAGGGCGGGGCGATGGTGGTGCGGATGCGGCGGGACCACCAGTTTGCAGTGGTGGAAGTGATCGATGAAGGAGAGGGTATACCTCCGGAGCTATTACCGCGTATCTTCGAACTGTACTTCACCACCAAACCTAAGGGCAGCGGAATCGGGCTGGCGATGACGTACAGGATTTTGCAGCTGCATGGCGGAGCGATGGAGGTGCGATCCAATGCCGACCCGAATTCGGTCGAGCGGGGGACGACCTTTACGTTTCGGCTGCCGGTTGCGGCGGGAGTTGGCGGCGAGAGCAGGAAGGCCGCAGGAGCAGTTCACAAAGAACTAGGGGAACGGGTTTGA
- a CDS encoding cupredoxin domain-containing protein, protein MKSRDSMFLSLAALSALSVCIPGSVYAQQDWKAVLGGQSKDMGRLAIAFLPNELWIHEGDNITWTSGSGEIHTVSFLIAGQAYTNFMVGCPGYSPSGTSFDGSKCVSTPPLVTGQSFTVNFPKPGNYSLVCLVHPHMTGVIHVLAASATLPHDQAFYDEQGAEQRKSLLTDTDNHRDMDDMLSAHVLANKNGVTAGVGEMNVTGAGFESLSVVRFLKGTIEIRKGETIEWTNLDPALPHTITFGKEPANPIPPSGNVPITLDADGVLHATISSQGDNVHSGFIVAASENQVGVPQSPPGNTRFRITFTEAGTYNYICALHDNLGMVGKVIVRSY, encoded by the coding sequence ATGAAATCGAGAGACTCGATGTTTCTGTCGCTGGCGGCGCTGTCGGCGCTGTCGGTTTGTATCCCAGGTAGCGTTTATGCCCAACAAGACTGGAAAGCGGTGTTGGGCGGTCAAAGCAAGGATATGGGTAGGCTGGCTATCGCCTTTCTTCCCAACGAGCTTTGGATCCACGAGGGCGATAACATCACCTGGACCTCCGGCAGCGGTGAGATTCATACGGTGTCATTCCTGATAGCCGGTCAGGCATATACCAATTTCATGGTGGGTTGTCCGGGGTACTCGCCCAGCGGCACGAGTTTCGATGGCTCGAAGTGCGTGAGCACGCCTCCGTTGGTTACGGGGCAAAGTTTTACCGTGAACTTCCCTAAACCCGGCAACTATAGCCTTGTCTGTCTGGTCCACCCGCACATGACTGGGGTCATACACGTCCTCGCGGCGTCGGCGACTCTACCGCACGATCAGGCCTTCTACGACGAGCAGGGGGCGGAGCAGCGAAAGAGTCTGCTCACCGATACGGACAACCATAGGGACATGGATGACATGCTCTCAGCACACGTGCTGGCAAACAAGAACGGCGTGACTGCCGGCGTTGGAGAGATGAACGTGACTGGCGCTGGATTTGAGTCGCTTTCCGTTGTGCGTTTTCTGAAGGGAACGATTGAAATCCGCAAGGGAGAGACGATCGAGTGGACCAATCTAGACCCGGCTTTGCCGCATACGATCACCTTCGGAAAGGAGCCGGCGAATCCCATTCCTCCGTCCGGCAATGTGCCCATAACTCTGGATGCGGACGGCGTATTGCATGCAACGATCAGTTCGCAAGGGGACAACGTTCATTCGGGCTTTATTGTCGCGGCGTCGGAAAACCAGGTTGGCGTGCCACAGTCTCCTCCGGGCAATACGCGTTTTCGCATTACCTTCACGGAGGCGGGGACATACAACTACATTTGCGCGCTGCATGACAATCTTGGCATGGTTGGCAAGGTGATTGTCCGGTCCTATTAG